The genomic DNA TCCGCGAGCAGCCCGGACGCGGTCCAGAAGAACCTGCGCTCGCTCTACCTGCGCATGCTCGGACAGCCGCCTTCGGATGCGGAAGCGAAGGAGTTGTACGAACAAGTCTATGTACCGCTCGAAGCGCGGAGCACGCGCCTCGCCTGGATCGGCGTCTGTGCGGCGCTCATCCGTCACCCGCTGTGGATCACCTACTGAGCCGAGGACACCATGACGAACACCTCTCGTCGCACGCTGCTCAAGTGGGCCCTTGGCGCGGGACAGTTCGCGCTCCTCGAACGCGCGGGTCTCCTCGGTTCGAGCGCCGCGCGCGCCGCGGACATCGACGTCCCCTCACGGCTCGCGGTTCTCTACATCCCGGGTGGCTACCGGCCGGCCTACTACTTCACCCCGATGGACGACGCGGACATTCCGCTCTGCGTGCCAGCGCCCTCCAGCTATAGCGGAGAGCCCGTCTTCTTCGACGCGAGCAAGCTGGTGAACCTCGCGCCCGCGAACGGACCCTACAAGCCGCTCCGAACCTGGCAGTCGTGGAATCCCCTCAACCCCGCCGAGCGCGGCGGCTTCAGCCCGCTCATGTACGGCTTCTCGCACTTCGCGCTGCACGAGCAGATGAGCGTGCTGCACGGCATCGACCAGGGCACCAACGACCATTCGAGTGCGTTCATCGCCTCGATGTGTGGTGTCGCCGGTGCGGATTTCCGGGCGCCCGCCGTTCATTCGGTGATCGCGAACCACCTGTTCGAGAAGTACCGCGAGAGCAGACCGCTGCCATTCGTGGTCGTCGCGGGTGAGCGCGGCACGCCACTCGGGATGGGGCTGCCCTCACACGCCTCGCCCGTCCGCGTTCCGTCGATTGAAGCGCTCAAGCCGCTGCTCTCCGCGAAGCCCACGGACAATCCATGGTGGACGGGGCTCGATGCGCGCACCGCAGGTCCTGAACTGGACGCGCAGGGTCAGCCCACGGGTGGCACCCTGAAGACGACCATGGTGGAGCGCTTCTCGCTCTCGCGCGCCCAGCAGATGATGGACCGCTCGACGGCGAAGGTGGACAGCTACCTCGAGGGCCTGCATGGCTCGCTGTCGTCGGTCTCGCGCGTGCTCGCGACGGATGTGGTGTCCGTGCTGGAGAGCACCAAGGGCATCGACTTGCTGAAGGCGAACCGTCCCGCGTACCTGTCGAGCTACCTCGGGAATCAGTCGTTCACGTACACGTTCGGCCTCGCGAACTTCCATCTCACCGGGCTCGACCCGCGGATGGATCTCGCGCTGCGCTTGCTCAAGTCGGACCTCTGCACCTCGGTGCACGTCTCGCTGCAGCTCGACTTCGACACGCACAACGGCTTCGGCCACGGCTTCAGCTGCGCGCACGGACGCGGACTGATGGATTGTGTCGCGCGCTTCATGGGTGAACTCAAAGCCGCGCCTGCTCCCGGCAAGCCGGGCAAGACGCTGCTCGATGACACGCTCGTGCTGGTGATGAGCGAGTTCGGCCGCAGTTGGGCATCGCGTGGACGCGACGGCACCTACGCCCTGCCGGATGACCACCACCCGTACACCTCGGTTGCTTTCGCGGGCGGAAACGTGGCGGCGAATCGGCAGGTGGGCTCGTACACCTCGCGCGGGCTCGGCGTTCCGGTGGACATCATCGAGGAGAACGGTCAGCCCTCGAAGCGCGTGCCCAGGGCCGCGGACGCCGTGACCACCGCGTTGCGGATCATGGGCATGAGCACGCACGACTTCTTCATCCCCGGTGGCTACGGAGAGGTCACGGGGATCCGGAAGGCGTAGGCGCTTGGAGCGATCGTCCCAACGTTAGTTGGCATCTGGCATCTGGGCGCGCACGAGAGCCGCGTAGAAGCCCCCGCCCAGGAGCAGTTCGCGGTGATTGCCGGACTCCACCAGGCGGCCCTCGTCCATGACGAGGATGAGGTCCGCGTCCACCACGGTGCTCAGCCGGTGGGCGATGGTGATGCGCGTGCTCGAGAGCGAGGCGAGCGACCGTTGCACCCGCGCCTCGGTGAGGGCATCCAGGGCGCTGGTCGCCTCGTCCAGCAGCAACACCGCGGGCTCGCGCATCAACGCCCGGGCCAGCGCCAGCCGCTGCCGCTGTCCCCCCGAGAGCGACGCGCCCCGGTCCACCAACGGCGTGTCGTAGCCCATGGGCATGGCCATGATGTCGTCATGGAGCTGGGCGAGGCGGGCCGCCTCGATGACGGATTCCAGGGGCGCGGACGGATCGCCCAGGGCGATGTTGGCGCGCAGCGTGGAACTGAAGAAGGACGGATCCTGGGGGACCACGCCCACCTGGGCGCGCACCGATCGCAGGTCCAGCTCCGTGAGATCCTCTCCCTCGAAGAGGACGCGGCCGGACGTGGGCAGGTACAGGCCGAGCAGCAGGTGGGCCAGGGTCGTCTTCCCGGCGCCCGAGCGGCCCACGATGGCCACGGACTGCCCAGGCTGGATGCGCACCGACACGTCCTGCACTACCAGCGGAGACGTGGCGGAGTAACGGAAGGACACCCGGTCCAGCTCGATGTGGCCCTCGAGCCGCACGGGCCGGCCAGGCCGGGCGGGATCCCGCTCGGGAGCCGTGTCCAGCACGTCGTCGATGCGCTCGATGTATCCCCGGAGCAACTGCAACTGGGAGCCCGTCACCACCAGGTTGCCCAGGGGCACGAGCAGCGCTCCCGCCAGCGCGTTGAGCCCCATCATGGTGCCCAGCGTCATGCTCCCTCCCAGGACCAGGAGCGCCCCGGAGGTGAGGAGCACCAGCGGGGCCAGCAGCCGCAGCGTCGCTCCGAGCGCATCCGTCCAGGCCGTCAGTCGGCCCCGCTTCAACGACACGTTGAGCACGTTGACGAAATTCTCCGAGAAGCGCTGTACCGCCTGGTGTTCCACGCCAAAGGCCTTCAGCGTCTGGATGCCGGTGAGCATCTCGAGCTGATAACTCTGGTGCTTCGCCTCCACCTCCAGGTTCTCCGCCATCAGCGCGCGCTGGCGCCGCGTGGAGAGCACGAGGACGAGCAACTGCGCCACCCCCAGGCCCAGGACGATGAACCCCACGGTGGGGCTCACCGCGAACAGCAGCGCGAGATAGAGGAGCACCAGTGCGCCATCGAGCAGGGCGGAGAGCGCGCTGGACGAGAGGATCTCCCGCACCATGGCGTTGCTGTTGAGCCGCTGGAGGAGATCCCCCGCCGCGCGCACCTGGAAGAAGGCATAGGACAGGCCCATCAGATGCTCCAGGAAGCCCAGCGTCATGGTCGAGTCCATGCGCGTTCGCAGCTCCAGCAGCAGGTGCCCGCGGATGAGGGAGGTGAGCAGCTGGAAACCCGCCAGGGAGAGGAAGCCCAGGCCCACGATCCAC from Melittangium boletus DSM 14713 includes the following:
- a CDS encoding peptidase domain-containing ABC transporter, with protein sequence MGTEARQPPGLTERYPALRDLHDKGRERRIPLVRQLTEIECGAACLAMVLGYEGRQVRLEEVRQAMGAARDGVSALDILRTARTFGLRGRGVSIDDEALRYLPAGSILHWRFSHFVVFERLGREGIHLLDPAQGRRVVSRERFRQSFTGVALLLEPGEYFEKGKKARPRSTARHAMQVLQQSRVLQRILVVSLLLQLFALAIPALTGLIIDRVVPRGDTHLLWIVGLGFLSLAGFQLLTSLIRGHLLLELRTRMDSTMTLGFLEHLMGLSYAFFQVRAAGDLLQRLNSNAMVREILSSSALSALLDGALVLLYLALLFAVSPTVGFIVLGLGVAQLLVLVLSTRRQRALMAENLEVEAKHQSYQLEMLTGIQTLKAFGVEHQAVQRFSENFVNVLNVSLKRGRLTAWTDALGATLRLLAPLVLLTSGALLVLGGSMTLGTMMGLNALAGALLVPLGNLVVTGSQLQLLRGYIERIDDVLDTAPERDPARPGRPVRLEGHIELDRVSFRYSATSPLVVQDVSVRIQPGQSVAIVGRSGAGKTTLAHLLLGLYLPTSGRVLFEGEDLTELDLRSVRAQVGVVPQDPSFFSSTLRANIALGDPSAPLESVIEAARLAQLHDDIMAMPMGYDTPLVDRGASLSGGQRQRLALARALMREPAVLLLDEATSALDALTEARVQRSLASLSSTRITIAHRLSTVVDADLILVMDEGRLVESGNHRELLLGGGFYAALVRAQMPDAN
- a CDS encoding DUF1501 domain-containing protein, producing MTNTSRRTLLKWALGAGQFALLERAGLLGSSAARAADIDVPSRLAVLYIPGGYRPAYYFTPMDDADIPLCVPAPSSYSGEPVFFDASKLVNLAPANGPYKPLRTWQSWNPLNPAERGGFSPLMYGFSHFALHEQMSVLHGIDQGTNDHSSAFIASMCGVAGADFRAPAVHSVIANHLFEKYRESRPLPFVVVAGERGTPLGMGLPSHASPVRVPSIEALKPLLSAKPTDNPWWTGLDARTAGPELDAQGQPTGGTLKTTMVERFSLSRAQQMMDRSTAKVDSYLEGLHGSLSSVSRVLATDVVSVLESTKGIDLLKANRPAYLSSYLGNQSFTYTFGLANFHLTGLDPRMDLALRLLKSDLCTSVHVSLQLDFDTHNGFGHGFSCAHGRGLMDCVARFMGELKAAPAPGKPGKTLLDDTLVLVMSEFGRSWASRGRDGTYALPDDHHPYTSVAFAGGNVAANRQVGSYTSRGLGVPVDIIEENGQPSKRVPRAADAVTTALRIMGMSTHDFFIPGGYGEVTGIRKA